GCCGGCAAGGAAACGGGTGCCTTGCCCGCGACGGACAAGTCAAAATCTGCGGAGATGGATCTGCCCTCGGCGCGCAAGCTGACCGAAAACATCGAAAAGATCGAGACACTTGGCCATCGACTGGTCGCGGCTCTCAGTGAAAGGGCCACGCCCAATCCGGGTGTCGAAGGTCCGGGGCCGGATCTGATGCTGACCACGGCGAGCGCCTGGATGAAGTCTCTGGCAGAGCAACCGACGAAGCTGATCGAACAGCAGGTCAACTATTGGGGCGAGACATTGCGCAACTATTCCGACGCGCAAATGGCGCTGGCCCGCAGCCAGAAGTCGACATCGGATGACGCGCAAGAGGTCCCCGACAAGCGGTTCAAGAACCCGCTTTGGCAGACCCATCCCTTTTTCAGCTATGTGCGCAAACAATATATGACCAATGCCAAGGCCATTCAGGAGGCCGTCAGCGATCTGGACCTGCCTGACGAGGTGGCGCGTCGACGTGTCGACTGGATGACACGTCAGATCATCGACATGATGTCCCCGACGAATTTCCTGGCCACCAACCCCGATGCGCTGGAAAAAGCCATCGAGACCGAAGGACAAAGCCTTGTGCAGGGGTTGGAAAACCTTGTGCGGGATGTCGAGATGAACGGCGGTGAAATGGTTGTTTCGCTGGCCGATCGCGACGCGTTCACGGTCGGCGAGAATATCGGCACGGCTGAAGGCAGTGTGGTCTATCGCACGCATCTGCTGGAACTGATCCAGTACAAGCCCACGACCGAGCAGGTCCATGAGACGCCGCTGCTGATCTTTCCGCCCTGGATCAACAAGTTTTATGTTCTTGACCTGAAGCCACAGAACAGCCTGATCCGCTGGCTGGTGGGGCAGGGGCATACGCTCTTTGTCGTCAGCTGGAAGAATCCCGACACCAGTTATGCCAAGATCGGCATGGAAGACTATGTCGCTGCCTATCTGGATGCGATGGACAAGGTGAGGGAACTGACCGATCAGCCCAGACTGAATGTCGTCGGTTACTGCATTGCCGGCACGACCCTGTCGCTGACACTGGCGCTGTTGGACCGTCTTGGCGATGATCGCGTCAATTCGGCAACCCTTCTGACCACGCTGACGGATTTTTCCGATCACGGTGAATTTACCACCTATTTGCAGGATGATTTCATCAACGGCATCGTCGAAGAGGTTCAGCGGCACGGGCTGATGCGTGCGCAGCTGATGTCGCGCACCATGAGCTTTCTGCGCGCCAATGATCTGGTCTGGGGACCGGCGATCCGCAGCTATATGCTGGGCGAGACCCCTCCCGCCTTTGATCTGCTGTATTGGAATG
This is a stretch of genomic DNA from Paracoccus seriniphilus. It encodes these proteins:
- a CDS encoding PHA/PHB synthase family protein; translation: MDLPSARKLTENIEKIETLGHRLVAALSERATPNPGVEGPGPDLMLTTASAWMKSLAEQPTKLIEQQVNYWGETLRNYSDAQMALARSQKSTSDDAQEVPDKRFKNPLWQTHPFFSYVRKQYMTNAKAIQEAVSDLDLPDEVARRRVDWMTRQIIDMMSPTNFLATNPDALEKAIETEGQSLVQGLENLVRDVEMNGGEMVVSLADRDAFTVGENIGTAEGSVVYRTHLLELIQYKPTTEQVHETPLLIFPPWINKFYVLDLKPQNSLIRWLVGQGHTLFVVSWKNPDTSYAKIGMEDYVAAYLDAMDKVRELTDQPRLNVVGYCIAGTTLSLTLALLDRLGDDRVNSATLLTTLTDFSDHGEFTTYLQDDFINGIVEEVQRHGLMRAQLMSRTMSFLRANDLVWGPAIRSYMLGETPPAFDLLYWNGDSTNLPGRMALQYLQGLCQKNEFAGEGFELMGHRLHLGDVKTPLCAVACETDHIAPWADSWRGVAAMGSRDKSFILSESGHIAGIVNPPSKKKYGHYAGGAGFDKGHEAWRESASFFEGSWWPRWGDWLAERAGKMVPAREIKDEICPAPGTYVHERAVS